Within the Betaproteobacteria bacterium genome, the region TGTTGGCTGACAGCCTCAGCACGGCGCTGGGCACGATCATCGTCGTCGATAACCGGCCCGGCGGCGGCAGCACGGTGGGCACAGGAATCGTGGCGAAGGCAACACCAGACGGGTACACGGTGCTGCTCAACACCATCGACCTTGCGGTGAGTCCCGCGCTCCACAAGAGGTTGTCCTACGACGCCGTGCGGTTGCGCCACTGATCGACCCAGTGCTGCGTGAGCTTGCCGGCGGCTTCGCGTCCGCCCAGGCCGAACGCCAGGGCGACCGCCACCGCCACCGCCCCGAGCGTGAACGCAAAAGCGAGCTGGACGATCTCGTTGGCGATCCCCATCGCGCGCAAACCCATCGCGATCACCAGTCCGAGGATCGCGATCCGGGCGATGTTCGCGAGGCCCGTCGTGTGCGGCCCGCTCGCCTTGTTGATGGCGGCATGCGCGACGTTGGCGAGCCAGAAGCCGATCGTCAGGATGACCGCGCCGAGGACGACGTCGCCAGCGAAACGCAGGAAGCCGGTGACGACCTCGCGCACCTGGGTGAACCCCAGCTGGTTGGCGGCCTCGACCACAGCGAACAGCATCGCGAAGAACATCACGAGCGTGCTCGCCAGACGCGACGGGCGGGTGGCCCCGGACAAGGCGTGCTCGACGCCGAGCTTGGCGGGCAAGGCATCCACCCCGGCGCTTTCCAGCAGCCGCGCGATCAGCCCGGCGACGAAGCGCGCGACATACCAGGCCACCAGGATGATGGCCGTCGCGGCGATGAGGTGCGGGATCGCCTCGATCATCCGTTGCAGCATCAGCGTGGCCGGCCGAGCGATGGCGTCGATCCGCGCTGCATCGAGCGCGGCGATCAGCGAAGGCACGAACACGACGATGAACACGATCGTTCCGACCAGCTGTGAGAGCTTGAGCGAGCTGTCGAGACCGACCCGCTGGTTGACGTTGTCGAGTCCGGCCGCCGCCAGCAGATTGGTGGTCAGCGCTCGCAGCACTCGAGCCACGACATAGCCGACGAAGGCGATCAAGGCAGCACCGAACAGGTCCGGCAGCATGGCCAGGAATTCGCCGAACATGATCTGCACCGGACCGAGCACGCCGTGCAACTGGAACGCGCTCAGGATGGCGGGCAGGAACATGAGCACCACCAGCCAGAACAGCACGTTGCCCGCGCGTTGACTCACGGGCGCCATGTCTGCGGCAGCGCTCAGGCGTTCGTCCACGGAAGTCATGGCCAGCGCCCGGGTGGCGACCGAGCGCAGCACCGTCGCCACCAGCCAGGCGATGACGCACAACACCGCACCCGCCAGCAAATGCGGCAGATAACCGATGATGTCGCTCATCATCAGCGCGAACGGGTTCGACAGCATCGTCAGGTCGAGCGCGTTCAGCGCCGCGATCACCGTCGCCAGCATGACCCATGACCAGCCAGAACACGGCCGAGGCGAGCGCGCTCTCGGTGCTGACGTGAGTGCCGGTGCTCTCCGCGATGCGGGTGTCCACCCTCAGCAGATGGAGCACCCGCCGCATGCCGGCGCGCGCCAGGACCGCGACGATCCAGCCCAGCACGAGTATCGCGATCGCGCCGAGGATTTGCGGAATGTGGGTGCCGAGAGAGGTTTGCAGCGACGCATTGAAAGCGTTGAAGTCCATTTTTCTTTGCCTCCGCGCGAGTTCAGTATTAACCGGTTGACCATAACGCATCCACTACCCTGGATAGATCAGGGCCTGGACGTACGCGCGACTTGGGAAAGCTCTGCTGTCGCGTCGCTTGCGGCGCGGCGCCGAGCGCGATTCAGCGCTGAATCGCGGTGAGGATGCCCTGCAGGATGGCCAGCGGCGTGGGCGGGCATCCCGGCACTGCGACATCGACCGGGATCACGCTCGAAACCGCACCGCAACTCGCGTAGCTCTGGCCGAAGATCCCGCCCCCGCAGGAACCGCAGTCGCCGATCGCGACCACCAGCTTGGGATCGGGCATCGCATCGTAGGTGCGCCGCAATGCGACCGCCATGTGACGCGAAACGGGGCCGGTGACCAGGAGCATGTCGGCGTGGCGCGGGCTTGCGACGAACTTGATGCCGAGCCCCTCCAGGTTGTAGTGCGCCGCCTGCGCCATGTGGATCTCGAGCTCGCAGCCGTTGCACGAGCCCGGATCGACGTGCCGGATGGCGAGCGAGCGGCCGAACTGCTTCAGGACGGCGTCGTCCAGCCGCTGGCGCACGACCCGAAGCGATTCGTCGGCTTCGGGCGGGGCTTCGGAGACGATGCCGACCTTGGCGATTTGTTTCAGCAGGGTATACATGTGTTGGCTGCGCAGCTCACCTTTCACTCACAAATCGTGTCCGCTATAGCTTAAATTGAATGATTTGTTGATGAGCGGAAAGTCGGGGACGATGTTGTCGATCACGGCCCGCTCGAGCAATGGCCAGTTCTGCCACGACGGATCGTGCGGATGCATGCGCCGCACGCACCCGCCGGCGCCGGTTTCGAGCGCCACCAGGACCTCGCCGCGCCAGCCCTCGACGAGCCCTATGCCGAATCCGCCGTCCGGCGCAGCCGGCACGGGTTCGTGCACCGCTCCCGCACTCGCCCGACCGAGCATTGCGCGGATAAGGCGCAACGATTCGAACACCTCGTCGAAGCGCACCGACACGCGCGCCGCGACATCGCCTTGGTCGTGGATCGCCATGCGCACCTCGAGCTCGTCGTAGGGTGCGACCGGATGATCGACGCGCAGGTCCCAGGCGAGCCCGCTGGCCCGGCCGGGAAGGCCGCAGAGACCGAGCCGTTGCGCCAGCTCGGGCGCCACGCGGCCGGCGCCGATGAAGCGATCCTGCGCGCCGGCGTGCTCGTCGTAGATGCCGCGCAGGACGCTCACTTCCGACTCGATCGTTGCCGCCAGCTCGAACAGCTGCTGCGGACCTTCGAGCGGCAGGTCGCGCGCCACCCCGCCCGGCACGACGTAGTCCATGAGATAGCGATGTCCGAACAGGGCCGCGTTCAGGCGCAGCACCAGCTCCTTCAGGCGCCAGAACTGGAAGAAACCGAACGCGAGCGCGACGTCGTTGCCCAGGTAGCCGAGGTCGCCCAGGTGATTGTGCACGCGCTCGATCTCCAGCGCGATGGCACGCAGCCATACCGCCCGCGCCGGCACCTGCACGCCGGCGAGGCTCTCGGCCGCCTGCGCGTACGCCCACGCGTAGGCCACGGTCGAATCGCCGCTCACGCGCCCCGCAAGCCGCGCGCATTGCTCGAGCGACATGCCTTCGGCGCGCTTCTCGATGCCCTTGTGCTTGTAACCCAGGCGCTGCTCGAGGCGCAGCACGGCTTCGCCCACGATCGAGAAGCGGAAGTGTCCCGGCTCGATGGTTCCGGCATGCACCGGACCGACCGCAATCTCGTGCACGCCCTCGCCCTCGACGCGAACGAACGGATAGTGATCGTCGGCGGGATCGAGCGCCGCGTCGATCGGGAAGCTCTTGCGCAGCGGAAACGTTCCATCCGGCCACGCACCGTGACGCAGCCATTTGCGCGAATCGGGACTGCCGTCGGCATGCAGGCCGAGCAGGTCGTAGGCCGCCCTCTGCATGCGGGTCGCAGCCGGAAACAGATCCGCGATGCTGGAGTAATGTGGATGCTCGGCCGGTAGCGGCAAGCGCAAGCAGAGCAGACTTTCGCGGACCGCGAGCGCGACGTTGAGCGCAAAGCCTCGCCCGAGGTCGGTATCGTCACAACCCCACAGCGCCACGAGACGGCCACCGTCGGACTTGGCGCGGTCGCACGCCGCGCGCAGCTGGGCCGCCGAAACGTGCGCGAACCGGGCGCTCACCACCCCGGGAAGGGGCTGGATCGCCAGATCGCTTGCGGCGGTCATCGTGCCCGTCATGGGTCTAGCCGATCAACGCTGCCGCCTGGCGATACCACTGCTCCAGGTACGGCGGAATGTAGAGCCCCAGCAACAGCACCAGGGCGAGATGCACGAATACCGGCAGCAACGCGGGCTGATGCGGCAGGCGCTTCGCGGTCGTTTCGCCGAACACCATCGGCTGCACTTTGCTGAACACGGCGGCGAACGCCACGCCAAGCGCGAACAACAAGAACGGCGTGGACCACGAGTGTTCGTGCATGGCGGTCGTGAGGATCATGAACTCGGAGGCGAACACGCCGAACGGCGGCACGCCCAGGATCGCGAGCGTGCCGAGCATCAGGCCCCAGCCGATGGTGGGATTGCGCTCGATGAGCCCGCGGATATCGGCCATGTTCTGCGTGCCCGTTTTCTGCGTGGCATGGCCGACGGTAAAGAATATCGCCGATTTGGTGAGCGAGTGCACCGTCATGTGCAGCAGGCCGGCGAACGCCGCCACGGTCCCGCCCATGCCGAAGGCAAACGTGATGATGCCCATATGCTCGATCGAGGAATAGGCGAACATGCGCTTGATGTCGCGCTGGCGCGAGAGGAACAGCGCCGCGACCACCACCGAGAGCAAGCCGAAGCCCATCATGAGACCGCCGGAAAAGTTGCTGCCAAGCGCCCCGTCGACCAGCACCTTGCTGCGCACCACGGCATACAAGGCGACATTGAGCAGCAGCCCCGACAGCACCGCCGAAATCGGCGTCGGGCCCTCGGCGTGGGCGTCGGGCAGCCAGTTGTGCAGGGGAACGAGGCCCACCTTGGTGCCGTAGCCCACCAGCAGGAAGACGAAGGCGAGCGAGAGCACCGTCGGCTCGAGCTGATGGCGCACCTCGTACAGATGCGTCCACAGCAGCGAGATCGTGCCTCCTCCGAGCACCTTCTCGGCGGCGAAGTACAGCAGGATGGTGCCGAACAGCGCCTGCGCGATGCCCACGCCGCAAAGAATGAAGTACTTCCAGGCCGCCTCCAGACTCTCGGGCGTGCGATACAGGCTCACCAGCAGCACAGTGGAGAGCGTCGCGCCCTCCATGGCGACCCATAGAATGCCGACGTTGTTGGTCAAGAGCGATACCAGCATCGTGAACGTGAACAGCTGGTAGGCGCAGTGATACAACCGCAACCGAGCCGCCGTCACGCGCCCATGAGCCTGCTCGATGCGCATGTAGGGGCCGCTGAACAGCGCGGTAGTGAACGCGACCAGCGCGGTCAGCGCAACCAGGAAGACGTTGAACGGGTCGACGAAGAACTGTTCGTTGAACGCGGTTGCCGGCCCGCTCTCGACGACCCGCGCCACCAGCAGCGCCGAGGCGACGAATGTCGCGAGGCTGAAGACGCTGTTGACCTCCGCCGCCCAGCGGCGGTGGCCGCCCAGCGCCAGCACGGCCGCGCCGAGGAGCGGAATCGCAAGCACCCATAGGATTTCCAAGCGGCTAGTCCTGTTTGAGCTTTTCCATGTGGCGAATATCGAGCGAGTCGAACGTCTCGCGGATATGAAAAAAGAAGATGCCGAAGACGAACGCGCCCACCAGCACGTCGAGCGCGACGCCCATCTCCACCACCAGCGGCATGCCGTAGGTGGCGCTGGTGGCGGTGAACAACAAACCGTTCTCCATGGCGAGAAATCCGATCACCTGCGGCAGGGCCTTGCGCCGCACGATCATCATCAGGAACGACAGCAGCACGCTCGCCAGCGCGATGCCGAGCGTGGAGCGGGTGACGGTGCTCGCCATCTCGGAGATCGGGGTGGCCAGGGCAAAGGCGAAGATCACGAGCCCGATGCCCACCAGCATGGTGGTCGGAATATTGATGAGCGTTTCGACGTCCCAGCGCACGTTCAGCCGGTCGATCAGCTTGTGCAGGAACCACGGCAGGAACAGCACCTTCAGGACCGCCGTCATGGCGGCCGAGATGTACAGGTGCGGCTGGTCCATGCCGTGAGCAACGATCGCGGTCGAGGCTGCCAGCGCCAGCCCCTGCCAGGCGAACAGGCGAATGAGCGAGAGCACGCGCCGCTGCGAGAGCATGGCGAACGCGATCAGGAGCAGCGTCGCCGCGAGCAGGTTCACCAGTTGCTGGCTCAGGGACGCGGACATCTCACGGACTGACGAGAAAGTGGATCAGCATGCCGAGCACCGCCAGCAGGAATGCCGTGGAGAGAAATTCCGGCGCGCGGAAGACCCGGAACTTCGCCGACACCGTCTCGATCAGTGCCAGTCCCGCCCCGGCTATCGCCAGCTTGACCAGCAGCGCCAGCAGCGCGAACGGCAATGCGCCCCAGTCGCTGCCTTCCGCGATTCCCCACGGCACGAACAGCGCGATGCCGATGGTCATGTAGGCGTAGAGCTTGATCGCCGAAGCCCACTCGATCAGCGCCAGGTGGCGTGCCGAGTACTCGAGAATCATCGCCTCGTGAATCATCGTGAGCTCGAGATGGGTCGCCGGATTGTCCACCGGAATGCGTGCGTTCTCCGCCAGCAGCACCATGAGGAAGGCAACCGCCGCGAAGGCGAGGCTCGGGTGGATGGCGTACTCGCGGTGCGCCAGCGATTCCACGATGGTCGTGAGCTGGGTCGAGCCGCTGATGAACGCCGCGGTGAAAAGCGTCATCAGCATCGCCGGCTCGGCCAGGAACCCCACCAGCATTTCCCGGCGCGCGCCCAGGCCGCCGAACGCGGTGCCGATATCGAGGGCGGCGAGCGAGACGAACACGCGTGCGAGCGCGAACAGCCCGACCAGCGCGATGATGTCCGCGGCCGGCGCGAACGGCAGGTCGGTCGCCAGCACCGGCACGATCCCGCCCGCAAGCCACATGCAGCCGAACAGGATATAGGGCGTCGCCCAGAACAGCGGCGAGGCGTTCTCGGCCAGCACCGCTTCCTTGTGGAACAAGCGCCGCAGCACGTAGTAGGGCTGCAGCACGCCGGGCCCGGAGCGGTTCTGCAGCCAGGCGCGACACTGGTTGACCCAACCGAGCAGCAACGGTGCGGTTGCCGCCACGAAGATCGACTGGACGATCTGGAATGCGATGCCGGCGCTATCGATCATCGCACGAACAGCAACAACGCGATCAGGGTGACGAAGCTGTACAGCAGGTAGATGCTGATTCGTCCCTGCTGCAGCAAGCCGACGCGCGCGCAGACATACTCCACCATGCGCGCGACAGGCAGATAGAGCGCGTACCAAAGGCGGTCTTCGACCTGGAGCTCGAACCGGGGCTGCGGATCGTCCGGCGCGGGAACGCGGCCCCGAATGCGATAGATCGGGCCGAAGATCCAGCGAATCGGCTGCCCGAACGCGGCGGCCGTATCCTGCATGCGCGCGCTCTGTTCGGGGAAGCCGCAATCCCAGGCGGCCGAGCGGCGCAGCCGGCCGTGCCAGATCCAGCGCACGCCGGCGAACGTCAGCCCGAAGACGACCAGGATCGTGATGAGGAAGATCACCGGCGAATAGCTCGCCTGCTCGGCCCGTGCCGGCACCAGCCATAGCCAGCCGGAATCGAGCGCCGCCCGCGGCAGGCCGCTGCCCATGACCGAGACGGCGACGCGGTCGAGCAGCCCCACCACGGTGCTCGGAAAAATACCCAGGACCACGCACCAGAGCGCGAGCCAGGCCATGCCGATGCGCTCGTGAAAACCGGCATCGCCGCCCCGGTGGCTCGCGTCGGACACATGCCGCGGCTCGCGCGGCTGGCCGAGAAAGGCGATGCCATACACTTTGACGAAACACATCGCGGTCAGCGCACCGGCGAGCGCGAGCATGGCGGCCAGCAGCGGCACGAGGCTGCGCAGCACGCCGTCGCTGAGCAGCGCCGCCTGCAGCGCCGTCTGATACGTCAGCCACTCGGATACGAAGCCGTTGAGCGGCGGCAGCGCCGAGATCGCAAGCGCGCCCACGAGAAAATAGGTCGCGGTGGCCGGCATGCGCCGGATCAGCCCGCCCATGTCGTTCAGATCGCGCAGTCCCGTCGCGTGCAGGATCGAGCCCGCACCGAGGAACAGCAGCCCCTTGAAGATGGCGTGATTGAGCGTGTGGTACAGGCCCGCGATCAGCCCCAGCGCCCCGGCTTCCGGGTGGCCCGTGGCGATGAACACCATGGACAGCCCGATGCCGATCAGGATGATGCCGATGTTCTCCACCGAGTGATAGGCGAGCAGTCGCTTCAGGTCGTGCTGCATCAATGCGTACAGCACGCCGAACATCGCCGTGAGCGCGCCGGTGATCGCGACCGTCAAGCCCCACTGCCAGGTAACGTTGCCGATCAGATCGTAGAACACGCGCACCATGCCGTAGATCGCGGTCTTCAACATGATTCCGCTCATCAGCGCCGACACCGGGGAAGGCGCCGCGGGATGTGCCTCCGGCAGCCAGGCATGCAACGGCATCATGCCCGCCTTCGCGCCGAACCCGGCGAAGGCGAGCACGAAGGCGATCGTCGCCCAGAACGGCGTCAGCTCGGCGCGGCGCAACGCATCGAATGTGTACGCGTCCAAGCCCCCGCCGCCCTGCAGAATGCCGAAGCAAAGCAGCAGGGCAATGGCGCCGATATGGGCGATCAGCAGATACAGGAACCCGGCGCTGCGAATCTCGGGCAGGCGATGGTCGGTGGTCACGAGAAAGTACGAGGCGATCGCCATGCTCTCCCAGGCCACCATGAAGAGGTAGGCATCGTCGGCCAGCACCACCAGCGCCATGGCGGCGAGGAAGGCGTGGTACTGCAGACCGATCAGCCGCAGGCGCTGCGGCGTTTCGCGCTCGAAGTAGCCGGCGGCATAGATGGAGATACCTGCCGAGCCGATGCCGATGAGGAAGAGGAAGAACCCGCCCAGGGGATCGAGCCGCAAATGAAACGGCAGACCGGGCAGGCCGAGCGGCAGAACGAGCGTCTGCGCGGGTTGCGCGATCGCGCACACGGCGACGACAGCGAGTACCAGCGATGCCAGCGCCGCCGCGGGAAACAACACGCGATCGACCAGGCGCAGGCGCTCGGACTGGAACAGGCTGAGCGCAGCCGCCAGCATCCAGAACACCGCGACCCCGACCGCGATTTCGACGGACGGAAAGGCGGTTGGATCCATGGAGGGCTGGCTCGGGAGATCGACGGGCTGTTTGTTTTGTTGACCGGTGTGATCCGGCTAGTGTGGCGTGTGATCTGCGTACCGCCTGGAGCGCACGGCGCAAATGTTTAATTTGATAATAGCAAACGCGCTTCGCATACCGCAAACCCGCAAAGGGGCTGGGTCATGGTGAAGAGAACCATGACCAAGGGCTGGCGGCTGGATAGCTATAATCAACGACTACGCAGCCGAGCCGCTACGCATGCAGGATCACACCCGCCATCTCGTCATCGTCGGCCACGTGCAGGGCGTCGGATTTCGCTACGCCATGGCGCGCAAGGCTGGCGAGCTCGGCATCCGCGGCTGGGTGCGCAATCGCGTCGACGGCAAGGTCGAAGCGCTGATCCAGGGAACGCCGGAAGCGGTTGCGCAGATGATCGCGTGGTCCCGCCATGGCCCGCGCAACGCGCAGGTCGAGCGCGTGGAAGTCGAGCCCGCGCAAGGCGAGTTCGAGGATTTCGGGACGCGCCCCAGCGAGTGATCGCCGCCGGCGAGGCGCGTATCTGCGAAAGCAGGGATCATCCTGCTGCAGCGCTGCAGCAGGATCAGCGCTGCAGCAGGATCAGCGCGGCGGCAGCAGCGACCACCGGAGCTGCCGGCTTTCCCGCCATCCAGCGCCGCCATCCATCATCGCTAGACCGGCCGCGCCCGGAGCCGCACGCTCGACTCGCCCGCGTTCCCGAACCCCTGGCACGCACATCTCGAGTCCAGGATATGAAAACGCCTGGAAACGACGCTCCGCCTGTGCGACTATAGCGACACTGGACGCAGCTGCCGGCACCGAGGCTGCTCCGATCCGGCCCCCAATATCACATTTATTCCATATGGTGAACGAATGAAGGACGATGTTCGGATGTTCCCACGTGCGAGCCACCCTCAACGCAACAATCGCTCCCCGGCCGGGACGCAGAGCATCCAGCGCGCCGCGCGCCTGTTGCGCGAGCTGGCGGCGCGCAATCGCCAGGGCATGCGCCTGATCGACGTGGCGCACAGCTCCGGCCTGCAGCGGCCCACGGTGCATCGCATGCTCAAGTGCCTGACGGCCGAGAACCTGGTATCGCAGGACCCGCAATCGCGCCGCTATTTCCTCGGGCCGCTCGTGTTCGAGCTCGGCATCACGGCGGGGCCGCGCTTCAACATCCGCGACGTCTGCAGCGATGCGCTCGATCGCATCGCCGCCGAAACCGGCGACACCGCGTTTCTCAGCATCCGCAGCGGTGATGATGCGCTGTGCGTCGATCGGCGGGAGGGCGCCTATCCCATCAAGACCTTCACGGTCGATGTGGGCGTGCGCCGCCCGCTGGGGGTGGGCGCGGGCAGCCTCGCGATCCTGACCGCGTTGCCGGACGAGGAAGTCGAAGGGACCATCGAACGCATCGCGAGCCGCCTGCCGGCCTACGGCCGGCTGACCGCCACCGAGCTGCTGAGCATGGTGAAGCGCGCGCGCAAGACGGGCTATGTGCTGAACGACGTGCGCACGCTCTCGGGCGTGACTGCGATCGGCGTGCCCATCTTCGATCCCAACGCACGGGCGATCGGCGCGATCAGCCTCTCAGCCATTACCGCGCGCATGACCGCGACCCGCCAGCGCGAACTGCTCGAGGTGCTGCGCCGGGAAATCCGCACGATCGAGAAGCAGCTCGCGCGCTGAACCACCCCGTCCGCGACATTGTCGCGTCCCGCCCCTCCTTGACAAGGAAAGGAATTTCGCGCGGCGCTTCCTGGCGTCTCGCCGTCTCTTCCGGCGAGGCAGCGGGGCGCGGCTAGCCGTAGACGATTTCGACGTTCGGGCGGCTCACCCACTCGGCGAGCGACTGGACCAGATTGTCGGCGGCGCTCACTCGCCACTCTTCGGGCAGCTGGATCTCGCAGCTCGCATCGGCGTTGGTGTACTGGATCGCGACCGCGCACGGGCCCGGCCGGTAAGGCGCAAGCAGCTCGCGCAGCCTCGGCCCACTGGAGCCGCCGTTCAAGCGGATGCGGATCATGCGCGCAAAGCGGTTGCGGGCCGCATCGAGGTCCAGCACCTGCTCGGCGATCACGCGCACCGAAGCGCTCTCGGCGCCATTACCGTCACCATTGCCGTTGCTGGTGCGCCGGAACGTGCGCACCTTCGCTTCCACCACGATCAGCGCATCCTCGACCAGCAGGCGGCGGCAGCGATCGAGCACGTCGCTGTAGACGGTGAGCTCGAGCTTCGCCTCGCCGTCGCTCAGGTTCACGATCATCATACGCCCGCTCTGCGAGTTCTGACTGCGCAGCGATTCGATCACGCCGGCTAGAAGCTGCGTGTTCTGCGCCGCATCCCAGCCCCCGGCGCCGGCCGCCACGGTCGCGAGCGAGCTCTTGATGAAATGCCGGATCTCATGCCGGTAGGCATTGAAGGGGTGACCCGAAAGGTAGAAGCCGAGCGCCGTCTTTTCTTCCTTGAGGCGCCGGCGCTCGTCCCAGGGCGCGGTCCCGACCAGCGGCAGCTCCTCGGCGGCCGCATCTTCGGCACCGAAGAGATTCGCCTGGTTGGCCGCGAGGCTCGCCCGCTCGGCCTCGTCCATCGCCAGTCCCACGGTTGCAGCCAGCGCCGAGCGCTCTGCCCCGAGCGCATCGAACGCGCCCGCACGGATCAACGATTCGATCGCGCGGCGGTTGACGATGCGCCGATCGACGCGCTTACAGAAATCGAACAGCCCGTTGAACGTGCCGCCGCGCGCGCGTGCTTCGACGATGTTGGCGATGGCGGCTTCGCCCGTTCCCTTCACCGCGCCCAGGCCGTAGCGGATCGTGCGCGCATCGACCGGGGCGAAGCGATAGTCCGAGGCGTTCACGTCCGGCGGCAGCACGCTGAGCCCGCCGTCGCGCGCATCTTCGTAGAACGTGCGCACCTTGTCGGTGTCGTCCATCACCGCCGACAAGTTGGCCGCCATGAACGCCGCCGGGTGGTGTGCTTTCATGTAGGCGGTGTGGTAAGCGACCAGCGCATAGGCTGCGGCATGCGACTTGTTGAAGCCGTAGCCGGCGAACTTCTCCATCAGGTCGAACAACTGGTTCGCGCGCGCCGCGTCGAGCCGGTTCTTCACCGCCCCTTCGATGAAGATGTCGCGCTGCTGCGCCATCTCCTCCGGCTTCTTCTTGCCCATCGCGCGGCGCAGCAGATCGGCGCCACCGAGCGTGTAGCCGCCGATCACCTGCGCGATCTGCATCACCTGCTCCTGGTAGACCATGACACCATAGGTCGGCCCCAGGATCGTTTCCAGGCGCGGATCGAGATACTCGACCTTCTGCCACCCGTGCTTGCGGTCGATGAAATCCGGAATGAGGTCCATCGGCCCCGGCCGGTAGAGTGCGACCAGGGCGATGATGTCTTCGAAGCGGTCGGGCCGCGCGCGC harbors:
- the nuoB gene encoding NADH-quinone oxidoreductase subunit NuoB, which gives rise to MYTLLKQIAKVGIVSEAPPEADESLRVVRQRLDDAVLKQFGRSLAIRHVDPGSCNGCELEIHMAQAAHYNLEGLGIKFVASPRHADMLLVTGPVSRHMAVALRRTYDAMPDPKLVVAIGDCGSCGGGIFGQSYASCGAVSSVIPVDVAVPGCPPTPLAILQGILTAIQR
- a CDS encoding formate hydrogenlyase — its product is MIDSAGIAFQIVQSIFVAATAPLLLGWVNQCRAWLQNRSGPGVLQPYYVLRRLFHKEAVLAENASPLFWATPYILFGCMWLAGGIVPVLATDLPFAPAADIIALVGLFALARVFVSLAALDIGTAFGGLGARREMLVGFLAEPAMLMTLFTAAFISGSTQLTTIVESLAHREYAIHPSLAFAAVAFLMVLLAENARIPVDNPATHLELTMIHEAMILEYSARHLALIEWASAIKLYAYMTIGIALFVPWGIAEGSDWGALPFALLALLVKLAIAGAGLALIETVSAKFRVFRAPEFLSTAFLLAVLGMLIHFLVSP
- a CDS encoding helix-turn-helix domain-containing protein gives rise to the protein MFPRASHPQRNNRSPAGTQSIQRAARLLRELAARNRQGMRLIDVAHSSGLQRPTVHRMLKCLTAENLVSQDPQSRRYFLGPLVFELGITAGPRFNIRDVCSDALDRIAAETGDTAFLSIRSGDDALCVDRREGAYPIKTFTVDVGVRRPLGVGAGSLAILTALPDEEVEGTIERIASRLPAYGRLTATELLSMVKRARKTGYVLNDVRTLSGVTAIGVPIFDPNARAIGAISLSAITARMTATRQRELLEVLRREIRTIEKQLAR
- a CDS encoding formate hydrogenlyase; the protein is MSASLSQQLVNLLAATLLLIAFAMLSQRRVLSLIRLFAWQGLALAASTAIVAHGMDQPHLYISAAMTAVLKVLFLPWFLHKLIDRLNVRWDVETLINIPTTMLVGIGLVIFAFALATPISEMASTVTRSTLGIALASVLLSFLMMIVRRKALPQVIGFLAMENGLLFTATSATYGMPLVVEMGVALDVLVGAFVFGIFFFHIRETFDSLDIRHMEKLKQD
- a CDS encoding hydrogenase 4 subunit F, with translation MEILWVLAIPLLGAAVLALGGHRRWAAEVNSVFSLATFVASALLVARVVESGPATAFNEQFFVDPFNVFLVALTALVAFTTALFSGPYMRIEQAHGRVTAARLRLYHCAYQLFTFTMLVSLLTNNVGILWVAMEGATLSTVLLVSLYRTPESLEAAWKYFILCGVGIAQALFGTILLYFAAEKVLGGGTISLLWTHLYEVRHQLEPTVLSLAFVFLLVGYGTKVGLVPLHNWLPDAHAEGPTPISAVLSGLLLNVALYAVVRSKVLVDGALGSNFSGGLMMGFGLLSVVVAALFLSRQRDIKRMFAYSSIEHMGIITFAFGMGGTVAAFAGLLHMTVHSLTKSAIFFTVGHATQKTGTQNMADIRGLIERNPTIGWGLMLGTLAILGVPPFGVFASEFMILTTAMHEHSWSTPFLLFALGVAFAAVFSKVQPMVFGETTAKRLPHQPALLPVFVHLALVLLLGLYIPPYLEQWYRQAAALIG
- a CDS encoding acylphosphatase, with protein sequence MQDHTRHLVIVGHVQGVGFRYAMARKAGELGIRGWVRNRVDGKVEALIQGTPEAVAQMIAWSRHGPRNAQVERVEVEPAQGEFEDFGTRPSE
- the hyfB gene encoding hydrogenase 4 subunit B; its protein translation is MDPTAFPSVEIAVGVAVFWMLAAALSLFQSERLRLVDRVLFPAAALASLVLAVVAVCAIAQPAQTLVLPLGLPGLPFHLRLDPLGGFFLFLIGIGSAGISIYAAGYFERETPQRLRLIGLQYHAFLAAMALVVLADDAYLFMVAWESMAIASYFLVTTDHRLPEIRSAGFLYLLIAHIGAIALLLCFGILQGGGGLDAYTFDALRRAELTPFWATIAFVLAFAGFGAKAGMMPLHAWLPEAHPAAPSPVSALMSGIMLKTAIYGMVRVFYDLIGNVTWQWGLTVAITGALTAMFGVLYALMQHDLKRLLAYHSVENIGIILIGIGLSMVFIATGHPEAGALGLIAGLYHTLNHAIFKGLLFLGAGSILHATGLRDLNDMGGLIRRMPATATYFLVGALAISALPPLNGFVSEWLTYQTALQAALLSDGVLRSLVPLLAAMLALAGALTAMCFVKVYGIAFLGQPREPRHVSDASHRGGDAGFHERIGMAWLALWCVVLGIFPSTVVGLLDRVAVSVMGSGLPRAALDSGWLWLVPARAEQASYSPVIFLITILVVFGLTFAGVRWIWHGRLRRSAAWDCGFPEQSARMQDTAAAFGQPIRWIFGPIYRIRGRVPAPDDPQPRFELQVEDRLWYALYLPVARMVEYVCARVGLLQQGRISIYLLYSFVTLIALLLFVR
- a CDS encoding Ni,Fe-hydrogenase III large subunit, producing MTAASDLAIQPLPGVVSARFAHVSAAQLRAACDRAKSDGGRLVALWGCDDTDLGRGFALNVALAVRESLLCLRLPLPAEHPHYSSIADLFPAATRMQRAAYDLLGLHADGSPDSRKWLRHGAWPDGTFPLRKSFPIDAALDPADDHYPFVRVEGEGVHEIAVGPVHAGTIEPGHFRFSIVGEAVLRLEQRLGYKHKGIEKRAEGMSLEQCARLAGRVSGDSTVAYAWAYAQAAESLAGVQVPARAVWLRAIALEIERVHNHLGDLGYLGNDVALAFGFFQFWRLKELVLRLNAALFGHRYLMDYVVPGGVARDLPLEGPQQLFELAATIESEVSVLRGIYDEHAGAQDRFIGAGRVAPELAQRLGLCGLPGRASGLAWDLRVDHPVAPYDELEVRMAIHDQGDVAARVSVRFDEVFESLRLIRAMLGRASAGAVHEPVPAAPDGGFGIGLVEGWRGEVLVALETGAGGCVRRMHPHDPSWQNWPLLERAVIDNIVPDFPLINKSFNLSYSGHDL